From one Rhodamnia argentea isolate NSW1041297 chromosome 1, ASM2092103v1, whole genome shotgun sequence genomic stretch:
- the LOC115752862 gene encoding universal stress protein A-like protein isoform X2, whose protein sequence is MAEVGAEERRVLVAVDESEESMHALSWCLNNIVSDKFRDTLLLLYVKPPRAVSTALDGTAYLFSSEVMLAIERYGNEVAEFVMEKAKRLCSELGDVKVETRIENGDARDVICQMTDKLGADLLVMGSHGYGLIKRTFLGSVSNHCAQNAKCPVMIVKKPKSTPNGH, encoded by the exons ATGGCTGAAGTGGGAGCAGAAGAGAGAAGAGTACTGGTGGCCGTCGACGAGAGCGAGGAGAGCATGCACGCCTTGTCTTGGTGTCTCAATAATATCGTTTCTGACAAGTTCAGAGACACCCTTTTGCTCCTCTATGTGAAACCTCCTCGAGCTGTGTCCACAGCTCTCGATGGCACAG CTTACTTGTTTTCATCTGAAGTGATGCTTGCCATCGAGAGATACGGCAATGAAGTGGCCGAGTTTGTGATGGAGAAAGCCAAGAGATTGTGCAGTGAGCTTGGTGAT GTTAAGGTGGAGACAAGGATAGAGAATGGGGATGCAAGGGATGTGATCTGCCAGATGACAGACAAATTGGGGGCTGATCTGCTGGTGATGGGAAGCCATGGCTATGGCCTGATCAAGAG GACTTTTCTGGGGAGTGTGAGCAATCACTGTGCACAGAATGCAAAGTGTCCTGTAATGATAGTGAAGAAGCCCAAGTCCACTCCCAACGGCCACTAA
- the LOC115752862 gene encoding universal stress protein A-like protein isoform X1 gives MAEVGAEERRVLVAVDESEESMHALSWCLNNIVSDKFRDTLLLLYVKPPRAVSTALDGTGKRCYAEAYLFSSEVMLAIERYGNEVAEFVMEKAKRLCSELGDVKVETRIENGDARDVICQMTDKLGADLLVMGSHGYGLIKRTFLGSVSNHCAQNAKCPVMIVKKPKSTPNGH, from the exons ATGGCTGAAGTGGGAGCAGAAGAGAGAAGAGTACTGGTGGCCGTCGACGAGAGCGAGGAGAGCATGCACGCCTTGTCTTGGTGTCTCAATAATATCGTTTCTGACAAGTTCAGAGACACCCTTTTGCTCCTCTATGTGAAACCTCCTCGAGCTGTGTCCACAGCTCTCGATGGCACAGGTAAAAGATGTTATGCAGAAg CTTACTTGTTTTCATCTGAAGTGATGCTTGCCATCGAGAGATACGGCAATGAAGTGGCCGAGTTTGTGATGGAGAAAGCCAAGAGATTGTGCAGTGAGCTTGGTGAT GTTAAGGTGGAGACAAGGATAGAGAATGGGGATGCAAGGGATGTGATCTGCCAGATGACAGACAAATTGGGGGCTGATCTGCTGGTGATGGGAAGCCATGGCTATGGCCTGATCAAGAG GACTTTTCTGGGGAGTGTGAGCAATCACTGTGCACAGAATGCAAAGTGTCCTGTAATGATAGTGAAGAAGCCCAAGTCCACTCCCAACGGCCACTAA